DNA from Salmo trutta chromosome 14, fSalTru1.1, whole genome shotgun sequence:
AGTTTAGTAGCCTAGGCACGCCTATTCATATGTCAAGGTTTGAGcgtatgataatgatgatgatagcATGCTTCAACATTAATAAACAACGATTGAAAGAAACGGATATGTACacttctctatctatctctctctctcattctctctctctctgacattgcAGTTCAAATAATGTATGCTGCACCATTCTGTGGGGGCTAGGCTTCGTTTGTGACAAAATTAACTTTATTGCTTACGTCTATCAGGGAAAAGCAAGCAAGAAGAAGATGAATTAGGTTTGAGTGGATTGGGGCCATGGGAATGCCAGCCCGTTATCGGCCAATAGGGATTAATAGAATGTCACATATTTACATAATTTTTCTTAATGTTGTCCTGACTCTCTAACCTGCAGGAACCCCAAGTGTCACAGTGTCCTTATAAGGGTGCACACATAAGCAACATGGACAGCACCGCAGCCAGCGGATGTGGATTCAGCACCACGGTCGTGGACAGCACCGCGGTCAACTCCAATATGAGCCAGATTGGACCTGTGTTGTTGATGGTGTGGCTTTGTAGACAGAAGGCCTGTATAGTGACTCTCAAAGTTCTCTGTTCTCCCCACGCATGTAAACACATTGGATTGGTTTAGCATGGGCTATGGGGAGTCTGATTTTCCACCATATTTCGTATACCAGTCACGTGAAATCTAAAATGTCCAGAATCGGGTTTATTAAATAGCCGATGACAAACAAAACCCCCTGGTCCTATTGAAGCTAATGTATGGCAAGGACAAGGTCATTTATCCATTTATGTCACTAGAGACTACAGCGGCAGGTTAGGATATGGGACTGTCACTTTAGTTTAACCCTAGCTTTGTCTCTGGGGAATTTCCTTTTAGCATTAACCATAAATCAGTGACCTTGCAGCCCtcccatccttccctctctcagtATGAACAAACTGCTGCATCAATCAAATCATACTCTCTGACATTATTATGTTCCATGTGCAATTCAAGGTGAGCCAGGCTACACTGTGTCCCAGCCACTCAATTGTTTCTGTGCACTGAATATAACAATTGTATTGCTTATCATTAATCAGTGAAATTGGAGTAAGATCAGGACAGAACAAAATGTTAGTTGGGCATGCTGACAATGCCATAGGTAAGTGATTAAAAAGGCCTGGTAGGGCAAAACACATTTGAAATGGTACACATAGTATCATGTTGCCATATGGACATGAGCAGATGGAAGAGGATGAAATTGATTCTCACTGCATTCTTTATGAATGCTGTCATTGGGCTATAGAACCTTGACAAGGTACATTTGTTGATTAAAATCTTCCAACTGCATGCAGAGAGGTGTAcgcagagcatgcgctgaccagctggcaagtgtcttcgctgacattttcaacctatccctgaccaggtctgtaataccaacttgttttaagcagaccaccatagtccacatgcccaagaacaccaaggtaacctgcctaaatgaatatcgccctgtagcactcacatctatagccatgaaatgctttgaaaggctggtcatggctcacaacaccatcatctcagacaccctggacccactagaattcgcataccgcctcaagcaacagatccacagattatgcaatctctattgcactccacactgccctcacccacctggacaaaatgaatacctatgtaagaatgctgttcattgactacagctcagcattaaacaccataatcccctccaagctcattactaagctcaggaccctgggactaaacacctccctctgcaactggatcctggacttcctgacgggccgcctcccaggcggtgagggtaggcaacaacacatcctccaCGTTGACCATCAAcacagggcccctcaggggtgtgtggtTAGTctccttctgtactccctgtcaCCCACGAAGAGCTGATGACTCaacggtggtaggactgatcactgacgacgatgaggtaggaggtcagagaccttgcagtgtggtgccaggacaacaacctcttcctcaatgtgagaaagacaaaggagctgatcgtggactacaggaaatggaaagGGGAGTACTCCccaatccacatcgatggggctgtggTGGAGTGGGTCAAGATCGTCAGTATCCACATCACTAACGAATGAACATGgttcacacacccacacagttgtgaagagggcacgacagttgcatcactgcttggtaagGCAACTGCAAGGAACCCGACTGCAAGACACTGCAGAGGGTTGTGAGTACGGcgcagtatatcactggggccgagttccctgccatccaggacctctataccaggtggtgtcagaggaaggcccaaaaaatggtcaaagactccagccacctaagccatagactgttctctctgctaccacacagtctggaaccaataggaccctgaacagcttctaccgccaagctataagactgctaaacaagactgctaaatagctaatcaaatggctacctgaaCTACCTGCATTGAACTTTTTTTTAATGAACTCTTGCACTGACTATGCACAACagtggactctacccacacacacatacttacactgacactacAAACTCCCAAACACACATAACGTGCACACCCTCACCACttatgctgctgctacagctcactTTATCTATCccattgcctagtcactttacccctacctatatgtacatagctaccataattacctagtacccctgcacatcgactcggtactggtactccctgtatatagccttgttatttttactcgttatttactgcgtatttattcctcgtgtaaatatttatatttttttgtcaatCCATAACTCTGCATTATGGAAAAGGacctgtaagcatttcactgttattctacaccgGTTGCATCCTGGatctgggcggcaggtagcctagcggttaagcgtgttgggccagtaaccgaaagtttgctggtttgaatcctcgAGCCGACTAGGTGGAAAATctatcgatgtgcccttgagcaaggcacttaaccctagttgcgctgaataagagcttctgctaaatgactaaactgcAAAAAAATATGTGCAACACTAAAAAGAACAGTCAATTATTCAAATGTTTTTCTAGACATGTTTATTCATTCATTGGATTCATATGTACATACAGAAATATTCAGGCACTATGGACTGAGTTCTCAGCTTGCAAATAATTACAATGTTTTCATTCTTTTCAATTtacaaaagaaaaaaatattactcCCTGAAAAAGGTAGCAAATCTTGTGTTTTTAAATATGAATCATACATAACAGAAATTAAGAGGGCAAAATGAGAACCTTGTAGTCTCTATTTGGTAGTTCATTATATAGCCCCCTATTTAGATTCATTCCTAATTAACTACTGGTACACACTCAGATACagtcacacactgaaacacattcATGTCTAACCGGTCTCCACTCTATCCTGTAAACACTACTACTCTCCACAATCAAGAGTAAATGTGACAAATTAtacttaaaataaaaaatatattcatTCTTTAAAAGGAACTCAAATCAATGTTGCTCTGCAATCCGCATCACTGTGCAACActtgaacaacaaaaaaatcctcctTTAGAGGTAGAGGATGTGTTTGACAAAAAGGGCATTTCTCTTTGTGGGGAGGCGGGTCAGTGGTTTCACTATAGGATGGGGGGAGGATGTTGGGCCCACCTTGGCCCCAAGGAGGAAAGGCAGAGCAGGAGGGATGAGCCTGTCCACTTAATAGAGAAAGCAGAGAGCAACCATCCCTTCACCCTCAGCCCTGACCAACAGCAGAGATTGAGcattgtgtatgtctgtgtgaaaAGTCATCAGTAAGTTCATACGGAAGTGTACATGAGTCTGTGTATAAACGGGCATGTTTGGTCAGGGGGCGTATGATATTGCAGATTTGGTAGCAGAGGCATCAGTAGAAGCAGACTGTGTGGAGGAAAGGCCTATTGCTCTTGTCCTCAAACTCTTGCAGCAGCTCGTCCATCTCGTTTTCCATGTCATCGGTGTGCTGGATCTGAGACGGGGAGAAGGGACAGTCTGAACACAACACCTGCTACACTGGGCAAGGCAAATGCATCAAATTCAATTTAAGTCCCAGTTTAACAGAATCACAGAGACATACCACTAACTCATGCACCATTGCTGTCTCTCAACACAATCATCCCAACACCACAAAATGCTCTGTGTATGTTCTTCaattacatgtactgtatgtcaccAACATGTATCTAGCAGAGCTCATTCAACACTGTAGAAAAAAAGACCACTATGTACCCCAGGAGTAGAGTCTCTGACTCCCCATTATACCATGTTCCTATAACAAAAACGGGCATTCCCTATGACAAAGTAACTGTGTGATTGTAGCTGCATAgggtcaggcagacagacactcacacactgacacagctcACAGATGAGGAAAGCCCCCAGTGTGGCCTCCTCGTGGTTGTCCTGGATGTCCACGTTGATGACGTGAACCGGCGTGAAAGTCTCCTGCTCCCGGGAGCTCAGGTCTGAGTGGGAGAGTAGTGATAGTTGATCAACATGTAGACAGAGTGGCATAGCGCTAGACTAACTTCGTTGTTATGCATGCTTTCATGGAAGTGTATTCAATATTTCAGTTGCATTTCACATGCATTAAACCCCATTTATAATAGTTCATAGCTTGACACGTGAATCCCTCCACCCTTCTGTCACCAGTCCCCTCACCCTCCAGCACTTGGTCGTAGACCCTCTCCTCACAGGTGATGACCAGGTCAAACTGGTCCTTACAGCTCTGGAAGCGTTCCGGTCGGGACTTAATCCGCTTGTTGCGGTCCAACATGTGCAGGATTCCGTTCTGCGTGTATCTGAGGTGCTGAGGGTCAAGGAACACAGCAAGACGAGGGACAACACACAAGACCTCAAACATTAAGGGATCTATGAAAATATATCAACGTCTCAGATTGACACCAGTTAGACAACACCCCCTAGAGGCCAAAACTCATaacacatgaaaaacatgttTGATCTTTAGAAGTTTAATAACTTTAAATAAGATCCTGTAATAACTATTGTAACTGGCATCTAATAAACTACCGGTGCAGTATTCTAGATAAACTCACCTTCCTCACCTAACAATTTTtacatttggagaaaatatgttGGGTTtaggaagaaagagggagatgaATAGTCAAGAAAATATTACAGAAATGTTCTCCAATCCTTGCCTGCACTGTAAGGATGGGTGTCAACTCGTACACTCCTTAAATAGGGACTTGAAGTGAAAGGAGTGTTATTTAGTTCCCACTAACAATTCATACATATCCCCTTTCTTTTTACAAGCATGCAGATATCTCGATTGTCAAAAAAATCTTTGGGGGTACATTTAAAACGCTAGTGGGCATGCCTAACACAGAACTGTCTCAAATACTTCAGTCTTATGCTGAATCCCAAATTGATTGCTAGCCCCTACCCTGCTATGCACTTCAGTAGATCTGATAGGATTTTATTGACATCTACAATATAATAGCACCAATGTTCACCTTCctgcttacacctatccaattTATTCAGATCCCAAGTGTAGCAGTAGGAGTCCATTTAAGGTTGGACCATGTGGGCTCCAGAGTTGTTATATGAATTGATGCCTTTTCAAAGATAAGAACTTGGCTTCAATGGCAAATTTATTTTTCTGAGGAGTGTGGTTGAGAACCCTGTAGTGGAAGGAAGGGGTCCAATTATTTACATGTGGAAGCATATACTAACACAGAAGGAATGAATGTTCACATTCAAAAGTAGTGCCAATTTACAACGCAAGATTTAAACTACAGACTACTAGTTGGGTCAAATACATATAGTGCGCAACAAACCAGCATTTCTGTTTTGTTTATAGTCTACATCCTGGTCCTGATATGGAAAGACCGAGATATATTCCCTAGACCTTCTGGTTTCTGGGCCCAGAAACAACCTACCTGGCTATAGAGGATAAATGGATACTTGTTTACATGAACCTGTCAAAAGTGAAATCTTTCATGCACCCCACTCATTAGAAAAAGCAATGTGACAGCATGTGAAATCTCACAAATAGATGTGAGGAcaagcctgagtgccagtctgtatGTGCCATCATGCAAACTCCATGTCATTCACTGTCATGCCAATGTTTGGCTCGACAAGTGCAGCAACGGTGTTTGCAAGAACACAAAGATCTGGGATCAGGTTAGTGAAGGACATCCTTTACTACAAAATCACAAACTTTAACATGCACCTCCATGTTCAGTGACCCTTCATGTTTTCATACATATAATTTGGTATATTTCCAGTGAATATTAAGAGAATAACTCACTGAAGAAAGGAAACATGGAAGAGATAGGGCTGTGTTTAAGGTGTGTGTGAACGCAAGTGTGCAGGGGATACAGCTCCTTGTCCTTGCGGACCAGGTCGTTGTACATCTGTTCATAAGTAGTTTTGAAGTCATACACATTGGGCTTGTCCGGTGCTGGCCCAGGTAGCTTCACATGGGACCCTGTCCCAAAAGAGCGTACGTCAAAGCCACGCTTACTGTAGAGATGGAAAGAAATAAGAGAATGAAACGGGAAAATATGGTTACTTTCAGACCAGTACATACAATGCAAAAAGTATACAGACCACAGCATGGGAAATGCGTGGATGTCATCATCAATGAAGTTCTCATCATAAGAGCCATATTGCAGGAATCTTCTGTAATTCCCCAATAGGCTCTCCTTACCTTTCCATCAGTTTTTTTTACTCAGTGAAATGACAAATTAGTCGTAAGATGTATTATTTTAGTGTTACCCTGCCTAAAATATTGATTCATTTTGAGGCTGTTGGGTGACAATTGCTTTATGATCCTTTCATGGAATAATCCAGAACATGAAAGTAAGTTGTAGGTGATGCATGGCAGGTCTAActatttgtatacatttttttctaaTCATATTTTTACAATTTCAGGTAGTTGACTGATTCGTTGCCTACCTAGTTCTAGCCAGTTTGTTCTAGTTACTTCCAGCTAGTGACTGACGGCTATGCCGACAGTCACTGCACTGAGTTAAAAATGCCCTACTTCCGGTAGTCGTAACACCGGCGAGGAAAAATACATTTGCTTTTTCTCCATGTGTGACACTCGTAATTAGTTGAGCTTCATAAAGACCTAGAAGTATACGTCTCAGTCTTGTAAAATATGGAAGTTAGCCATATTAGTGTAATAAAATGCGTCGACCCTTCGTTTGCCGCAAAAAGACTACGGTCGGCGTAGCAAGCCTGCATTGTTGTGTGGAGGAGGGTGAGCTCTCaaccaagtaaaaaaaaataaaaaacaggccGCTGAAAATCAAAAGTTGCGGCTTCGTGACATGTCGTCGTAGTTTGTCTTCCAGTAATGTTACCTGAGGATGTTGTGCGCTTCCATGCTGCGGTTCTGGTTGCTCGAGCACACCACCGCCACGCGCAGCGGGTGGCTCGGCATTGCGAATGCTATTTTTCTGAAAGAACTAGCAATCGAATGTTAAGAAAGTACAACTTGTTTAAACGTGGTACAAATGTAGCTATTACAAAAGGACTGCAGGGAAAACCTTCGTTTTAACTAACCAACCAAATACAACAGGGTATATATAAATGAGTCAAAGCGATCTGACAACCTTCTTTCTGTGAGCCTGTTAAAATGGCGACGGGGAGTTTTAACCACAAGGTTTTACAGCTGATGTCATATGGGGGCAGGGCTTCACACCAAAGCCATTTATGGTGCACCCATTGTGCATGCATGACGTCATCCAAACATAAACTTCTCCGGTCTGACCCGATCAAGCCCTGATGATGCTGGAAAACAGGCTGCAACTGTCCCACATGTATCCGTAATTAATTGCACACAGTCTAGGCATAGCCATCTATATTTTATTTGTacaatggatggatggacggatagATACAAATATTAATAATATTTTTCTGTACAcgggtacacaaacacacatattcgGTGTGTTTTATTGATTCCACAGGGCCTCCTAAAGTAGAGGTTTGGCACAGTATTTGGCAGACTGCAGAGCAGACCAGCCTGTTAAAGGTCTATGACATACATAGCTCTCTACAGCCATGACAAGATATGGCGAATAGGAATCATTCTTGGCTGCCTGGGGGTTAATTGTTGACATTAATTAAATGAATCCTCTCTGAGGTAAAAATGAAAAAAGCACTAATTAAATTACCTACTGTGCTTGCACTTATTATTTGCCACTTAACAGAGGTAATCATAACCAATCTATAACTGGGCTCCAAAAAAATTGAGAAATCTTTATAAATACTGGTTTATACTGGTtggcacacattttttttctcctctgctCAACTATAGACAATGTTTCACTCTTAGGTAGGCCTACCGACTACCATCTTACTATCTCTAATACAGCACACATTGATTTCTAGCAGAAAGGCTGAGATAAATACACATGAGAGGAAAATATGCACACAAAAACAGAGATGTAATTATCTGAGCCCTATCATTTGAAAAGTATGTAATAGTATTTGAAAGTGTGGTGGTTTGTTCTGAGGCTTAGTTCATCATTCTTCCACAAGCTTGCACATCGGTATGATGTATTTTAGTCGTGTATAAGGTGCGATTCCCTGAATCTGTGTGAGATTTCtattatgtgtgtgtggttgttcaATCACAGTATGTTACATACATGTGTTTTTAGAGTATGGATTTAGATGTGGGAGTAAAAGAAATTAGTGTGATATTGCTTAACAAgaatacaagtgtgtgtgtgtgtgtgcgtgagtgagtgacaTTAGTGGCGagagtgtgtgtggtatgtggagTGTGAGTGCTGTGTCGTGGGGCTCATGATGTTCTCAGTGATGTACGCCACCAACAGGCAGATGATGACCAGCATCACACAGATGGCTCCTCCCACTGTTGTCATGGCGATCACAATGTCCTGCATGCCCAAGGGTGAGACGGTGAACTCTACGCAGTCTCCCAGGTCCTGTCTTTGGCCTGCTCCTCCTGAGTGGGGCAGTGGGGTCAGGGTGGAGGCCAGCGGATGTAGGCAGATGCGGTAGGGGATGTTCTCATGGAGCTCAGTCAGCAGGAAGTCCCTGCAACCGGAGCCAAGATGAAGACCAGCGCACTCAAACTGGGTGTAGCTCCCATTCCACCAGCAGCTCAGCGCAAACCCACCTCTTCTGACCCGTCGTCCACTGAATACCCTCTTTGGTGAGGCAGTCAAAATCCTGCTCTCTTCCCCAAGCCCTGTCCTAGGGGCCCCTTTCTGTCCCTCTACAATTGTTCCTCTAGTCTTAGTCTCTTGTTTATCTAGGTCATGTCTAGCTGTGTTTCCTTTGGTTGTCCCATGAGCCTCTCCCCTCAGACCTTCGTATGTCCACTGTAGCAGCACGCTACCGTTGGTCAGAACGTTGGCCACCAGGGACCCTCCTGGAGACGGAACAGTCCGGCAGTCTCCACGATGACACCTGAACCCCTGCTGTGTGTGTCGAAAGCACAACCGCCCCCCGATTCCCCCCTCTGTTACCCGGTAGGCACATATTGGTGCCACTTCTCCCTCCATGGCCATGACCCACCTTGTTCCACCTTGCACATGGTCTGGCCTGCCAGATATCACAGTGGTTCCTGTATTGCCTCTGCTGGTGTTGATGGATGAAGTGCCATTCCTATGGCTGAGGTCCCCCTCCAGCTTTGGTGTGCTCATAGTTTCATTCTTACTGAAATAATCAATACCGTAGTTATGGTGTTGGCCAGAGTTTGGGGAGACACCCACGTCCTTCTCGCTTCCCTCGTCTGATGAAGATGCTGACGATGATGGTGATTGCCCATCGCGGCCGCCGCGTGTCTGGTTGGAAACTGCGATTGTTGCGCGGCACAAACAGAGAAGCACTGCCGAGAAGGCGACCAGGGACAGCCGCCGTTGGCCTCTCATGTCTTCCCGTCTTACAGGTTCACTCTCACTGTATTTAGTGAAAATTGATAGTGGACTGCGCCGTTACTGTCAGCGGAGATCCGAGGCGAGAAAGAGAGGTACGGGGGCAGGTGCCTTCCATAACAGTCGTAAACCACCAATGCGGTGTAGCCTCTCCCCGGTGCAGAGCACGAAAATTATCTGCAACAAAAGCGAACAGTAACAATCATATACCTAGTTGGATGATTGATAGTTTGCAATCCACACTATTAGAGAATGAGCCAGACTGCTATCACTTGGATACGCATGCTTGATCTGTTTATCCATACACAAATGTTGGTTATGCACACAACTAAACCAACCAATAAATAGGTCACATCGCTTATTACAATTGTTCATGTAAGGGAAATCAATGTAAGATGCATTTTGGCTATTTGAGAAAATAACTTCCATGTCTGGGTTTTCGAGAACGAGGACCGCGGCAGTTATCTTTTTAATCCCATTTGGCCCAGTCTTGTCCTCCAGTCTGGCTTTCTTTGATGGTTGTTGTGaggaagtgtgtgtttgtgtgtgtctgtcagaatGTTTGTAGCCTAGTCATCAACAGTCAATTACATCATGAGTCATCATTTCAAATCCCCACTCCAATCTTAATTTCCCTGCCACCATTTCCGTTACTTTTTTGTGCCTTTCCATCCTTCCTTCCACTCTCCTCTTCCCCACATTTGGTGTTAGGCTGTCGTCTTCAAGGCTGATGTGTGTAGCCTTTTGTCTATGCTATCAAGTCAGGCAGTTTATTGGAAATGCATTACAGGATATTGTTTTGTGCATGTTTATCCTGTAATACAAATGTCCTATTttcaggaaaaaaatgtattgtagaaGACTATGAAACTTGCAGCAATTAACTCTGGTAACAGTTTATAACACATTAATGAGATAAATTTATGT
Protein-coding regions in this window:
- the ssu72 gene encoding RNA polymerase II subunit A C-terminal domain phosphatase SSU72 translates to MPSHPLRVAVVCSSNQNRSMEAHNILSKRGFDVRSFGTGSHVKLPGPAPDKPNVYDFKTTYEQMYNDLVRKDKELYTQNGILHMLDRNKRIKSRPERFQSCKDQFDLVITCEERVYDQVLEDLSSREQETFTPVHVINVDIQDNHEEATLGAFLICELCQCIQHTDDMENEMDELLQEFEDKSNRPFLHTVCFY
- the LOC115207780 gene encoding uncharacterized protein LOC115207780 gives rise to the protein MRGQRRLSLVAFSAVLLCLCRATIAVSNQTRGGRDGQSPSSSASSSDEGSEKDVGVSPNSGQHHNYGIDYFSKNETMSTPKLEGDLSHRNGTSSINTSRGNTGTTVISGRPDHVQGGTRWVMAMEGEVAPICAYRVTEGGIGGRLCFRHTQQGFRCHRGDCRTVPSPGGSLVANVLTNGSVLLQWTYEGLRGEAHGTTKGNTARHDLDKQETKTRGTIVEGQKGAPRTGLGEESRILTASPKRVFSGRRVRRGGFALSCWWNGSYTQFECAGLHLGSGCRDFLLTELHENIPYRICLHPLASTLTPLPHSGGAGQRQDLGDCVEFTVSPLGMQDIVIAMTTVGGAICVMLVIICLLVAYITENIMSPTTQHSHSTYHTHSRH